The Juglans regia cultivar Chandler chromosome 11, Walnut 2.0, whole genome shotgun sequence genome contains the following window.
CACTTCATCATAGGTTTTAGCAGGTTTCTGACATATTTGATGAAGTATTATATATgcttaaattataaatcatacCCAAAATTCTTAGAACTTTTTCGTTTTCACCCAAAACAATCAATTTGGATGTAACCACATCTTTTGCATGGGCATGGGCCCAGACCTTCTGCTTTTGGTTCATCAGTACTTGAAAGTAAGAAGACTTTTTCTTGGCTTAGcctttgaaaacattgcacATAGAGTTGTGGAATATCCTCTTCACAATTATGCAGAAGCTTTATTGGCACATAAAATGCCTAACAAGTACAGACACAAATAGGCTATTATATAGCCCACATGCAGGAATTGACTTTTGCCCAATCCCAGAGCTTAGCCTTCATGGACATTTATACACAAGAATAATTCATATAACTCCCCCTTTACACCCCTCCTATATGCATGACTTTTATCACACAACGAACGTAGCGTACAAGAACATGTACGTACACAAAGTATATGGAATATGGTTCATCAGTTGGTGGATGCATGGACTTCCGGTTCGATTATTAAGCAAATTTAGATGCCGGCGAAACACTCCGGCGGGGTCACCGGGTACCTCGATTTGTCGGTACAGTAATCATAGATCATGTGGTTTATACGAACCCATCTATACTTCCTAAGTTCAAGGGCATTAAGTGCTTGATAAGTGGTTCCCTCCCACCAGTTTCTGGGGTTGGAGGCACAGGTAGTAGGTCCAGGCACAGGGCATCCCTCAATGTCAAAGTCCTTGTAATAAGCAAAGAAAGGCGCTTTGCTCCAATCAATCTTCTCCAGCCCACCTCTCGTAGCCCAGTCATCGGCTTCCCACAAAGTGGAATAGACCCCCATGGGCTGGAACTTTGGGAATGGAATTCCTTTAGCTTCATTGTTCTTGTACACCCTTATCGGCACATCGTCCACATAGAAGCTGCAGTGccaacaacaacagcaacatTAACAAACATCGATCAGATCACTGTTAGTACGTACAAGGATATGTGTCGgtcatgcttatatatatatatatgtatgtatgtatgtatgaaacTGTTCACTTACACAATATGATGGTGGTTCCACAGTATTGTGTAAGTGTGGAAATCAGCAGCAGGATCGAACCAAAGGTTCACTCTTTGTTCCCTATCTCCCTTCCCATGAGCGTAGATATTGGTCTGGACAGTGTATGGTTGCCCAGTTCGATTCCCCAGGAACTCGAAGTCCAGCTCGTCACGAACTGAATCCGTGTTTGAATTcatctatatgtatatatatatatataccagaaACTAAGGTCAGAAAAGTGATGTATAGCAAAAGCTAGCTCAAATTGGTAATCTAACATACATAAAAGGCAGTGACAGTTCCAGCAGAGTCTCCAGGAACCAGCTTAATCTTCATGCTGACACGCCCGAACAAGTACTGACTCTTGGAAGCAAACCCACATCCTGAAAAGTAACAATTTGTGTGTCATCTCTGTCTGAACACAATccaaattataaacttttggaAGTACTGTACTAAAGAGCTTTACCAGAATTTTGGTCCAGAATGAGTTGGATGGCCCTCCCTCCATCGATCTGCTTGATATGGTAATCAGCCCATGTGACTTTGAAATCTTGAAGAAAAGTGGTGGGTCGACCCATAACAGAGAGACCAAATGCAAGCACACAAAGTAAAAGAGAGGCAACAGCATGTATAAAGGAGGCATACATGGCCATGGTTGTGTTGAAAAGAACGAGAGAATTATTTCTAATATGAttcagaaaaagagaaattggaggtatatatatagcagtgaTAGTAAGTAAGGAAAGAGAATCACGTTGTTAGGTGATTAAGACTGCTGCCTTCATATGGAAAGCTCTATTTCAGATTAGCTTTCCATACAGCTAATAGCAAGCCGTCATTAGGCCCTACTCGATCGGACTGTTTGTAGTTTCCTTCTCACCTCGATCTCCTTTCATCTGCTTTtcttaatctcatctcattctttaCGTTGACACATTGAATTAgctgtaatatttttctaactaaATACGATTCTGCCTAACTCATTCAATTATTCTCATGACAGTCTAAATAAATAAGGAACAATAAGATGGAAGATCATGGCATGAACAATGGCCTGTGTTTTACCCGCACCTAGCACCAAAGGGATAGGCCATCATCTCTGTTGCATTGCTTGCAGAGTTCTTTCAGACGAACTGGCCCTGGAGTTAAATCCATTCGTTCAATCAACTCGTGCTGCAATCTGTGGACAGCCAGGAGAGAAGTAGATTGATTCGAAGGGCCAATTTGGCAGATACGTCCACTTGAAGACTGATATGTGTGGGCCTCTCGTTTTACAGTCTGGGTTGAGGTTGAACTCATTAAGCCATCCATTTCAATCAATTAAAACAGGACTTTAAGATAAAGTTGTACCATACGATTCTTATGAGCAATTATTTGAACAGAAAAATCGTATTTACAAGTATTTAATACCAAAAATATGTTCTTTTCAGATAATTGCTACTATGGATCTTAATTGGAGTTTATAAgtagaagaaattttgaaaactaagggagtaaattttaaaaactctcGAAATAAGAACACAAAAATTtccattttatcataaaatgtCGTAACATTTAAGATTGGTATTtgtaaagtaatttttaattgatatttattaTGGATTAGCTACTATTCATTCTCACGCTtcatatttatagtttttttcataaagtgctgggattttttcataaaatatgatgatgtttttcataggatataGAATATGAGatagtgaataataactgataaaaaattattttcattttaattacatCACATGTTGTGATTGAATGAGAATACCACGTCATCTACCTAATAATTTTCCAAACTAAAGTGGGTATCAAGTTTGTTAACAAGTTCTATCAACCAGAAGTTTTCTCCCTATCAAACATTAGGCCTGCAATTCTAAGAGCTTAGGAGttggattttttgtttattttttaaaataaaatgggataattacaatttacattataaaatatgacCTATTTTGTAGGTTGTACCCAATGATAAGAAAATGAACAATATACGTACCTCATCAACTGCTTATATTTGTGTCGAGAAATGGATCCCGAACATTTTttctgaaacttttttttttattaaatgattaaaaaaatatttttttaataatattatgatttttttttaaaaaatatttatgatgattaaaaaaatatataaaaaaattaaaaattaaaatatactatttgAGATATCTTCGACTCACTCATTTCGATGAATTTAACACTACTTTCGTGTCATCGATCAAGATGGGAcataaagatgaagaaaattggatgcaaaatcaaattttgatgaaattttttcaataaaagaaaTGTTATGCACGCATGGACTGAAAAAATTGTTGGACACATTTAACACATTTGTGGGTCAGTGATATTTATGGAAAATACGTGGCAATCTAAACACCAATCAAAAGGGATAATTACATTCATGACTAtttaatgtgagaatttttttaattttcttgaggaAAAATAGTTGTGACATGGGGGTATCCTCTGATATCTTGGTTGGTTTAATAGAGTGGTCAGGCATAcatcacataaaattaaaaataaaaaaaatggaaagtgGGACCGACCAAGGGGGGCCATTTGCTGACAGGGAAAGACTTTTTATAGAATTTGTGAGGCTAAAAGACAAATATATcactttactattattatttatttaatttttttttttttttttttggcctttgtatgattgaaaatttgagaatggGATTGGAAAGAGGGTATGGTAtggtatgatatgatatgggtGGACTATTAAGGATTGgtttagttatataaaattaaatttttttattttatttaattttatataatttttataatttttatttaaaatataataaataatttaatttttttaattttaaaataaaaataatattataataatatattatttaactttcaataaaatatttcatcttatttaaattGGATGACGACAAACCAGAAGATGGATGACTGTGTTTTGAAAATTCTGGGCCCAATCTGATGTGTCTGTTTAGGATGATGACACTGCAGATTAGACGCAGTCAAGCCCAATTGGTTACCACACAAATTCTCGGttaaagggtttttttttttaattatatttgtaagtctttaaatcacaatctttttgttatttttgtaaggTTGTGTTAAATGATTAGAATTTATCTAATTTCTCATTTCGTCATTGCATATAGTTATaattagagaaattatattccCGATTTTTTTTTGGAGACTGCATGTGTAagtcttttattaaatgaaaaaaatatcattttgaaaatgatattattataattttgaaaaaaatataaagataaaattaattagtctTGCAATATAGTTCCCATTTGAGGACTGTACGTAACATTGATCttagaattattctattatcaagtcAGTGTGTAgagtatattatttatataattttaattgtaagatttaatttgtaagaatcaaaattcaaaatttatctttaaatcagattatatcatataaatattttactagatatgttttatacacatatttaataatagaaattttctaTTATGgaacttgaaaatgaaataaaagaaggaaaaaagaagttaaatcaagaaaaactatgttaatatgttatttcaGCTTTAACCCAACGAAGCATTTATATTGCTGATGTTTATTAAAACggaatagaaatagaaataaaaataaaaaataaagaacaacaATGAAccattgaataaaataaaaaaattttaaaaaaaatggtcatTGTGGAGTAATGTAGCAATTGAATACGGTTTGAAGGACCACATCTGCCATTGCCaaccatcaaaatcaattttcatttattaCGGGCAACCAATTTTGTTGACATTTGacgtgtacgtacgtacttcaTGCTcttgtataaattaataattggcTCAATATATAACGTATACGTACGTCTGACAAAGATTAGGGGATCGTCCTCCGTTCCTCTAGattaaaggaaagaataaatatagatagaagttattattgagTGCAtctattttgcacacatgatgtggcattatatAAACCACACATCTCCCtaagtgagtgttgagaacaatcaaTTAGAAGAAGCCACGCAGTAAATGCAAAATGTGCATTACTATAatggcttctctctagcattactctataggAAATGACTTGCCTTAATAAactttataaactaaagtttttAGAACCTTTGCTCGAGccaaaatcaaaagtttttagaaTGAATGAATAGTTTATCTAAGGGCAcccaaaatcttttaaaaaataaaaatatacccTAGTTtctaatcataattttataaataaatgaccaccccaaaaaaattataatctcatatgttctgtaaaattttataaaattctaatatacTTACAAAtgtctctccaatttttttttttttttctatagtcccataattttatataatttctatatattatttattttcaagaatgcagTCTCgccaaaattaaatcaaaattaagtttaaaatatgaatcacaattttttttttgttatacacTATTAgacttcttaatatggaatccaaaataaaaatataaaaaaaatcatttaaagttagtgatctatatgaaaaatagttgagagatTTTATCCGCTAGACTTTgttgagcaagaaaaaaattatttaaggtctcaattataatattatatgcttaatgtgacaTGAAAATATCGAGAATTTAcatgaaacttaataaattagcttatatactagaatgaaagatgacattctaaaaGACCACTTAATAGTttctatgaaataaataaattctaaatatttcattacaagaataataatgaatattatttcatgaaacattgttgtcaaaaatttgaaacatatattaagacgttaatgtatttttaaaattttatttttacatatatattgtaagttatcgagatttaattttatatataattatgtttttataatttttaaatctcaatatgtCACATACTAAAAATATGTGacccctaaaaaaaaattaccgaTCCGGCCATGTATAAAAGAgaatgttaagaatataatataaataaataaatatacttcatCTCATTAGCGTAAATAAAACACTAAATAAAACATCaataaagaaagagaatgaaagaAACTTTTGAAATAGACCCATTATTATGTTCTAAATTTCTGTGACCAAAGTCACCACATTTTCTGAGTCAAAGTTAAGTCAATCAAGCGGACGcccgaatatatatataaccttttCTGTGATCTCTTGCATGGACCACTAATAATGCATGCACAGGAAGAAAAGACTATCGATTCTGACGTTCGTAGGCAGGCAGCCAGtccattttcaattattttaaggcTCTCTTTGGGTTgataaacatttaaatacagttaatataaatattttttaattttaaaattttaacttttttatctatttattataatttttttaaactaacaaataaaatacaaaaaattgtGATTGCTAGGCCACCGAGAGGGGTTCCAAGAATTTCTATCGAGAAGTGTAAgatgaactcttttttttttttttttttggtgctttttttaaacatttttaaatcactttaaatattttttaaaaaacaaaaaaaaatacaaatttatttaaaaatacttctttaatcattaaataaaaaaacaaaaccactatTGGTCGCCTTTCTTGATAGCTTTCCTCGGTGGGAtaagcatttttcaaaaataatttaatatttttaaattttaaaataaaaattatattataaaaataatattttaatttaaaattttcaatctcatacttaaaaatcttataaaatatcttaatttaaatcatttcattatcattcataaattattttatctcaatattcaaacgagATCTAGTATTCGGATGCAAATAATCTATATGGGAGGGGCAGATTTTTCAAATACTTAATATTATGCCGATAACTAGGGTGGTTGGATTTGACTAATTAGCAAGAATGACGAGTTtttgttaaaatgagtctatttttatcataaataatttattataaatgttcatttttcttataatgtattttaataaaaaataactgataataaataaacaattttctcatACACACAATTACACTTGGGATCTCAAATTAGGGTATTAGCTAGTTATCCTGATCAATGGTACATGCATATTGGATAACTAAGTTGGGTCCCTTCTCTTGGCCTTATCATTATACCAAACAAGGACAGCAGAACCTATCAATATACCGAATAAGGACAGCAGAACCcacatatatgaaataatacaCAGGCAATTTATGTACGTGGGGTTTTCGATCAGTGAGCTTAGCGGAcatgaaaatttctatttatcttcttttttattatcacttatttaacattttttgatacgttattaaatgattaattcaTAAATAGAATATAAAGAATATcttataatcatttaatttcatattatgagatggtggccggagggtgcatgcatgatgatagtaaaagaaatattgaacAATAGCGTTACTCTTGGCTTACGTTGATACACAtgacaactatatatatatatatatatatatatatatatatacatgcatacatcctTATGTGGATAAGAAAGGCATGATCATATATCAACCAtgcatttgttatatataaaaggacACAGCTCAACGTGTGCTATATACCCTCATGATATTtaatgttgatgatgatgaatatgaaaGCTTATCGACCCAAATTATATTAGACAGCAGCAACTTAACATGTCATAACATAATGCCATTATTGTGATGTGCATATAAGAACCTCCTCATATAATTTGGATGCTTTGAACAATTTCGAATCCATTTTTAGGTTATGAAGGGCCGATCGATCTGATGTATTTAGCAGTACTTATATATGTTAAATCTATTGTTTTCTGAGGTAATTTTAATccttaatttgttatcattaatCTAGACGGCAAGAAAAATGTATGCATCAATAATATTCAAGTTAATTAGCTAGATTGATCCTTATCGTGaagaactaattaattagttcatctTCGGATGATTATAATGAGTTATTCCTCTCAGCTTGATCCTTCAAGTTATGAAACTAAAGAGAGTTCTTATTCCAAtcttgaatttgatataaaatcaaatccaaATTTTGATACATGATCATCTAAATCtaaataaagaattcaaaatttaaagatttaggcCTTATTTGATTAtacaattcagatgagatattttgttaaaagttgaataaaataatattataatataaaattttaatattatttttattttaaaattttaaaaaattgaattattttttatattttgtgtgtaagtttgaaaaaattgtaataattatatgagatgatataaatGATTTGGTTTTATGTAACTAAATCGAAATCCTCGTCTCCAACCGCACTATTAATGAAAATGACTAAGGTATTATCAAATTGGCATTAAGCATGCTTTTGGTAAGAATTGTTCTATATGTTGGCCAAAAAACTGAGCATCAAATTAAGCCATGAGTCACTTTATCATGAATGGGAGCCCGAATCTCGATGAACagataaccaaaaaaaaaaaggaaccgaGCTGTGCTGTTAGCATCAGGTTTGGTTTTtataaacaataaacaaaacatgatgGCCTGCTTCAGATATCGATAATTCAAATCGAATTTGAATCCTAAACAGACGTTGAAGCATCAATTGATTGGGACCTTCATGAACATGATCATCTTCCTTGGAGAGAGACAGACAGCTCTGTGGATAATCTTGATAATACCATCTGCAGTGGAAGGAAAATTCTTATATATGCCTTAATTAGGAACACCACGTATTTCATAAGCCCATAATTATCACACAAATGAGATAGAGGATGGAGAATCTTGTCAAATTTTTTCTGCAAGATGTCAGCCTTACCTCTTTGGAAATGACTAGGACAT
Protein-coding sequences here:
- the LOC108981839 gene encoding probable xyloglucan endotransglucosylase/hydrolase protein 6; the encoded protein is MAMYASFIHAVASLLLCVLAFGLSVMGRPTTFLQDFKVTWADYHIKQIDGGRAIQLILDQNSGCGFASKSQYLFGRVSMKIKLVPGDSAGTVTAFYMNSNTDSVRDELDFEFLGNRTGQPYTVQTNIYAHGKGDREQRVNLWFDPAADFHTYTILWNHHHIVFYVDDVPIRVYKNNEAKGIPFPKFQPMGVYSTLWEADDWATRGGLEKIDWSKAPFFAYYKDFDIEGCPVPGPTTCASNPRNWWEGTTYQALNALELRKYRWVRINHMIYDYCTDKSRYPVTPPECFAGI